A region from the Metopolophium dirhodum isolate CAU chromosome 9, ASM1992520v1, whole genome shotgun sequence genome encodes:
- the LOC132953104 gene encoding lachesin-like, protein MTAVSSTYFWSMLVFTMVHNTKEILFSDTPKFSDRMDNLTVTVGRDAILECVVESLSTYKVAWLRVDTQTILSIQTLVVTKNDRMEVTHTDHRVWRLHIRNVRQSDRGFYMCQINTDPMKNQIAYLDVVVPPDILDYPTSSDMVVHEGSNVTLQCAATGYPSPTITWRREDNHNIVISNTLTVAVVDSSTLTFHRVTRQHMGSYLCIASNGVPPTVSKRITLIVHFAPMVWIQNQLVGAFVGDRLSIECHVEAFPKSINYWSSENGNLLTQGDNYDTTLKEVNYKTEMRLTINQVKEEHFGTYHCVSKNSLGATDGTIKVYKLPGKNWNNNYQTSVTASNNGLQHITGSTSNREGKNNCMPINPKPAVIFYCIVLCGILLSKSS, encoded by the exons aaataCTATTCAGTGATACGCCTAAATTCAGCGACCGCATGGACAACTTAACAGTAACAGTCGGCCGAGATGCGATCCTCGAGTGCGTCGTAGAATCACTGTCGACATACAAG GTCGCCTGGCTGAGAGTGGACACACAGACGATACTGTCCATACAGACGCTCGTGGTGACGAAAAACGACCGGATGGAAGTGACCCACACGGACCACAGGGTGTGGAGGCTGCACATCAGAAACGTACGGCAGAGCGACCGTGGGTTTTACATGTGCCAGATAAACACGGACCCCATGAAGAATCAAATCGCGTATCTCGACGTAGTCG TGCCTCCAGATATTTTAGACTACCCAACCAGTTCAGACATGGTAGTGCATGAAGGTAGTAACGTGACATTACAATGTGCCGCTACAGGATACCCAAGTCCAACGATAACATGGCGAAGAGAAGACAACCATAACATCGTGATTTCTAACACGTTAACTG TTGCAGTAGTGGATAGCTCCACGCTTACCTTTCACCGTGTGACAAGACAACACATGGGTTCATATCTTTGCATTGCTTCCAATGGCGTGCCACCGACAGTCAGCAAGCGCATTACTCTGATCGTCCACT TCGCTCCCATGGTTTGGATTCAAAATCAACTGGTCGGTGCTTTTGTTGGAGATCGATTGTCAATAGAATGTCACGTCGAAGCATTCCCGAAGTCCATAAATTATTGGTCGTCAGAAAACGGAAACTTACTGACTCAAG GAGATAATTACGATACAACGTTAAAAGAAGTCAATTATAAAACAGAAATGAGATTAACCATTAACCAAGTAAAAGAAGAACATTTCGGCACGTACCATTGTGTTTCAAAAAACTCTTTAGGCGCAACGGACGGGACTATCAAAgtttata AATTACCAGGAAAAAACTGGAACAATAATTATCAGACGTCCGTGACGGCTTCAAATAACGGCCTGCAGCATATTACAG GGTCTACGTCTAATAGAGAAGGCAAAAATAACTGTATGCCGATCAATCCTAAGCCTGCggtaattttttattgcattgtcTTATGCGGAATACTGTTATCAAAATCATCATGA